Genomic DNA from Gemmatimonadota bacterium:
GACGCTTGTTGACCACGATGGCAATTCTTTCCATTTGGCAGATCAACAGCGTCCGTTTCTTCTCTTTTTTGGCTATGCGAGTTGTCCCGATGCATGTCCTCAAACGATGGCGCGTCTTGCCAGTGCTTATACGATTTTAGACGAGGATGCACGCGATCTCAGGACGCTTTTTGTGAGTGTTGATCCCGGGCGCGATTCACCGCAAATGCTCAAGTCTTATTTGTCGCATTTTGATGTGCCAGCCATTGGTCTTACAGGGGTTCAGGATAGTATTGATGCGGTGGTTAAACGCTATGCCGCCCATTATGAGATCGGCGAGCGGAATTCCGCAGCGGGGTATCTTATCGACCATTCTCTCTATACCTATCTCATTGACCAGAAGGGCGATTTGCGCTTCTTTTTTCGCCCGTCTCATACCGCCGAAGATATCGCGACTGTGGTTCGTCAGTTGTCCAGGTAGATTTTGGGGGATAAAGCATGATGCGAGTCGCTTGCGATGTGCCCTACACTGAGGGGATCAAATACGCGGGGTCAAAGTTGAGACTTCTTCCGCATATTCTGCAACTGGTTAAGAAGGTTGATGCAAGGACGGTGTTGGATGGGTTTTCGGGTACGACGAGGGTGTCGCAGGCGCTCGCGAGGCTGGGTTATACGGTTGTTTGCAATGATGTTGCGGTGTGGTCGAAGGTTTTTGGGACGTGCTATTTGCTGAATGAAAAGAGGCGAGA
This window encodes:
- a CDS encoding SCO family protein → TLVDHDGNSFHLADQQRPFLLFFGYASCPDACPQTMARLASAYTILDEDARDLRTLFVSVDPGRDSPQMLKSYLSHFDVPAIGLTGVQDSIDAVVKRYAAHYEIGERNSAAGYLIDHSLYTYLIDQKGDLRFFFRPSHTAEDIATVVRQLSR